In Picosynechococcus sp. PCC 7002, the following are encoded in one genomic region:
- the pgl gene encoding 6-phosphogluconolactonase, translating to MTKYLEILDDKPELIKRALRIVMGRIEEAIARRGVCTIALAGGSTPKPLYEKLAEQSLPWAQLHIFWGDERYVPAEHPDSNQRMARLAWLDQVPIPEGNIHPMPTAAADPQQDAAAYDATLRNFFGDRPWPSFDIVLLGMGDDGHTASLFPQTAALTVGDRLITVGEKQGEPRLTFTVPLINAAQNILFLVAGENKQEALQKIFHSDADGFAYPSKLINPDHGVLWWLLDAAAGDRLAPDQAIYQTKSRPEP from the coding sequence ATGACAAAATACCTGGAAATCCTGGATGACAAACCGGAACTCATTAAACGGGCGCTGCGTATTGTCATGGGCCGGATTGAGGAGGCGATCGCCCGTCGTGGTGTCTGTACCATTGCCCTTGCCGGCGGCAGTACCCCCAAACCTTTATACGAAAAATTAGCAGAGCAATCCCTCCCCTGGGCGCAACTCCACATTTTCTGGGGAGATGAACGCTATGTACCTGCCGAGCACCCCGATAGTAATCAACGGATGGCCCGGCTCGCCTGGCTGGATCAGGTGCCGATTCCGGAGGGCAATATTCACCCGATGCCGACCGCAGCCGCAGACCCCCAGCAAGATGCAGCGGCCTATGACGCAACGTTGAGAAATTTTTTTGGCGATCGCCCCTGGCCCAGTTTCGATATTGTGCTGTTGGGCATGGGGGACGATGGTCATACTGCTTCGTTATTTCCCCAAACGGCGGCCCTAACCGTTGGCGATCGCCTCATCACCGTTGGCGAGAAACAGGGAGAACCCAGGCTGACCTTTACCGTGCCCCTGATTAATGCCGCCCAGAACATTCTTTTCCTAGTCGCTGGGGAAAATAAACAGGAGGCGCTCCAGAAAATTTTCCATAGCGATGCCGATGGGTTTGCCTATCCCAGTAAATTGATCAACCCAGACCACGGTGTCCTCTGGTGGCTCCTGGATGCTGCTGCTGGCGATCGCCTCGCCCCCGATCAAGCAATCTATCAAACGAAATCTCGCCCAGAGCCTTAA
- a CDS encoding cysteine desulfurase family protein, which yields MQIYLDYSATTPPHPLVIQRVQAVCGQTWGNPSSLHGWGNRAATLLEMARMQVASLIGAANPDEIIFTAGGTEADNLAIFGITDQYREPQHLIISQVEHPAIAKAADFLATQGWQVTRLGVNRRGQVDPQDLEKAIQANTILISVIYGQSEVGTIQPIAELGAIAKKHHITFHTDAVQAVGRIPIDLRQLPVDLLSLSGHKIYGLQGAGALYVRDGIKLQPRLYGGGQEHNLRSGTQNLPGIVALGMAAELAEETMAQEIERLSRLRNFLLNRGSSSPHLQITGDRHARLPHHVSFALRQDSPLLGLTGKTLVRQMNLAGIGISAGSACHSGKLNPSTTLKAMGYSDQEALSGIRLTLGAQTQMEDIEWTAIALEQILQRQPTVLLA from the coding sequence ATGCAAATTTACCTTGATTACAGCGCCACAACGCCCCCCCATCCCTTGGTGATCCAGCGGGTGCAAGCAGTCTGTGGCCAAACCTGGGGCAATCCCTCCAGCTTACATGGTTGGGGCAATCGGGCTGCTACCCTCCTGGAAATGGCGCGGATGCAAGTGGCGAGCCTCATTGGTGCAGCGAACCCCGATGAAATTATTTTTACGGCAGGGGGTACCGAAGCCGATAACCTGGCAATTTTTGGCATTACAGACCAGTACCGAGAGCCGCAACATTTGATTATCTCCCAGGTGGAACATCCGGCGATCGCCAAGGCCGCAGATTTCCTCGCAACCCAAGGCTGGCAAGTGACACGCCTCGGAGTTAATCGTCGTGGCCAAGTAGATCCTCAGGATCTAGAAAAGGCGATTCAAGCCAACACGATTTTAATTTCGGTGATCTATGGCCAGAGCGAAGTGGGCACCATTCAACCCATTGCGGAACTGGGGGCGATCGCCAAAAAACATCACATTACCTTTCACACCGACGCAGTTCAGGCCGTGGGACGCATTCCCATTGATCTCCGCCAGCTTCCCGTGGATTTGCTTTCCCTGTCTGGGCACAAAATCTATGGCCTCCAGGGGGCTGGTGCGTTGTATGTGCGCGACGGTATTAAACTTCAGCCCCGACTCTACGGCGGCGGCCAAGAACACAATTTGCGTTCCGGCACCCAAAATTTACCCGGCATCGTTGCTTTGGGGATGGCCGCTGAACTCGCCGAGGAAACCATGGCCCAAGAAATTGAACGCTTGAGTCGCCTCCGCAATTTTTTGTTAAACCGAGGGAGCAGTAGCCCACATCTACAAATTACAGGCGATCGCCATGCCCGCTTACCCCACCATGTCAGTTTTGCCTTGCGCCAAGATTCGCCCCTCCTGGGCCTAACCGGGAAAACCCTCGTGCGTCAAATGAACCTCGCTGGCATCGGTATTAGTGCGGGGTCTGCCTGCCATAGCGGTAAACTCAATCCCAGCACAACCCTGAAGGCGATGGGCTATAGCGATCAAGAGGCTCTCTCTGGGATTCGCTTAACCCTAGGTGCACAAACTCAAATGGAAGATATAGAATGGACGGCGATCGCCCTCGAACAAATTTTGCAGCGACAACCTACCGTGCTTCTGGCATAA
- the nuoK gene encoding NADH-quinone oxidoreductase subunit NuoK, whose product MQLEYILVLAAALFCIGIYGLVTSRNAVRVLMSIELLLNSVNLNFMGFSNFLDPGEIKGQVFTVFVLTVAAAEAAVGLAIILAIYRNRNTIDMEQFNLLKW is encoded by the coding sequence ATTCAACTCGAATACATCCTGGTTCTCGCTGCCGCCCTATTTTGCATCGGCATTTACGGTTTAGTGACCAGTCGCAATGCCGTCCGCGTGTTGATGTCCATTGAGCTATTGCTAAACTCCGTCAATCTCAACTTTATGGGCTTCTCTAACTTCCTCGATCCCGGCGAAATCAAAGGGCAAGTCTTTACCGTCTTTGTTCTGACTGTTGCTGCTGCCGAAGCCGCCGTGGGTTTGGCAATCATCCTTGCTATTTACCGCAACCGCAACACCATCGATATGGAACAGTTTAATTTGCTGAAATGGTAG
- a CDS encoding DUF502 domain-containing protein, protein MLERLKQDLKNDLIAGLLVVIPLATTIWLTITIATWVINFLTQIPKQINPFDGLDPILTNALNIGVGITVPLTFILVIGLMARNFVGRWLLDVGEQILQGIPLAGAIYKTLKQLLETLLRDSQSRFRRVVMVEYPRPGVWTLGFVTGTVSPQLQAQVADPLLSVFIPTTPNPTSGWYAMVPEDDVINLSMSIEDAFKVLISGGIVSPEAETERKSVRGTIPLNLTRRKKSRELERPLEELNSPQADMLSLEEEV, encoded by the coding sequence GTGTTAGAACGTCTGAAACAAGATTTAAAAAACGATCTGATTGCCGGGTTGCTCGTTGTTATCCCCCTAGCGACCACCATTTGGTTGACGATCACGATTGCGACTTGGGTGATTAATTTTTTGACGCAAATCCCTAAGCAGATTAATCCGTTCGATGGCCTGGACCCAATCTTGACCAATGCCTTAAATATTGGCGTTGGGATCACCGTTCCCCTGACATTTATTCTGGTGATCGGTCTGATGGCACGAAATTTTGTCGGACGTTGGCTGTTGGATGTGGGGGAACAAATTCTCCAAGGGATTCCCCTAGCAGGCGCAATTTATAAAACCCTCAAGCAACTATTAGAAACTCTCTTGCGGGATTCCCAGAGTCGCTTCCGACGAGTAGTGATGGTGGAATATCCACGACCTGGTGTTTGGACGCTAGGCTTTGTCACAGGAACAGTCAGTCCCCAATTACAGGCCCAGGTGGCCGATCCTCTCTTGAGTGTGTTTATTCCGACGACTCCGAACCCCACCTCTGGCTGGTATGCAATGGTGCCAGAAGATGATGTGATCAACCTCTCAATGTCCATTGAGGATGCCTTTAAAGTCTTAATTTCTGGGGGCATTGTGAGTCCGGAGGCAGAAACTGAACGAAAATCAGTGCGGGGCACAATTCCCCTCAATCTCACCCGCCGTAAAAAGTCCCGTGAATTGGAGCGTCCTCTTGAAGAATTAAACAGTCCCCAGGCGGATATGCTTTCTCTAGAGGAAGAAGTGTAG
- the nuoH gene encoding NADH-quinone oxidoreductase subunit NuoH yields MNSGIDLQGSFIETLQSFGLSHEIAKTIWLPLPLLLMIIGATVGVLVVVWLERKISAAAQQRVGPEYAGPLGVLQPVADGLKLVFKEDVVPAKTDPWLFTLGPALVVIPVFLSYLIVPFGQNLVITDLNVGIFLWISLSSIAPIGLLMSGYSSNNKYALLGGLRAAAQSISYEIPLALAVLAIAMMSNSLSTIDIVEQQSGYGILGWNIWRQPVGFLIFWIAALAECERLPFDLPEAEEELVAGYQTEYAGMKFGLFYVGSYVNLVLSALIVSILYLGGWEFPIPLDKLAGWLNVAPSTPWLQVITASLGIIMTLVKTYALVFIAVLLRWTLPRVRIDQLLNFGWKFLLPVALVNLLLTAALKLAFPIAFGG; encoded by the coding sequence ATGAACTCAGGAATCGATCTTCAAGGTAGTTTTATCGAAACCCTCCAATCCTTTGGGTTGTCCCATGAAATTGCCAAGACTATTTGGCTACCCCTACCGTTGTTACTGATGATTATTGGCGCGACAGTGGGTGTTTTAGTCGTGGTGTGGTTAGAGCGAAAAATTTCAGCGGCAGCCCAACAACGGGTTGGCCCGGAATATGCAGGCCCCCTAGGGGTTTTACAGCCGGTGGCCGATGGTTTAAAGCTGGTTTTTAAAGAAGATGTGGTCCCCGCTAAAACAGATCCCTGGCTCTTTACCCTCGGGCCTGCTCTCGTGGTCATTCCGGTCTTTTTGTCCTATCTCATCGTTCCCTTCGGGCAAAACCTGGTGATTACGGATTTGAACGTGGGGATTTTTCTGTGGATTTCCCTCTCAAGCATCGCTCCCATTGGCCTTTTGATGTCAGGCTACTCTTCTAATAATAAATATGCGTTACTGGGGGGACTGCGTGCTGCCGCCCAATCAATCAGCTACGAAATTCCCCTGGCCCTGGCTGTATTGGCGATCGCCATGATGTCCAATAGCCTGAGCACCATTGACATTGTTGAACAACAATCCGGTTACGGCATTTTAGGCTGGAATATTTGGCGACAACCCGTTGGCTTCCTCATTTTCTGGATTGCGGCCCTCGCCGAATGCGAACGTCTCCCCTTTGACCTCCCTGAAGCAGAAGAAGAACTTGTCGCTGGCTATCAAACCGAATATGCCGGGATGAAGTTTGGTCTGTTCTATGTTGGTTCCTACGTCAACCTTGTGCTCTCGGCCTTGATTGTTTCAATTCTCTACCTAGGCGGTTGGGAGTTTCCCATTCCCCTCGATAAGCTTGCCGGTTGGTTAAACGTTGCCCCCAGCACCCCTTGGCTCCAGGTGATCACCGCCTCCTTGGGGATTATTATGACCCTCGTGAAAACCTATGCCTTGGTCTTTATCGCTGTCCTCCTACGCTGGACTTTACCGCGAGTACGCATTGACCAACTTTTGAACTTTGGCTGGAAGTTTCTCCTCCCCGTTGCCCTCGTTAATCTATTGCTCACGGCGGCCCTAAAACTTGCTTTCCCCATTGCTTTTGGGGGCTAA
- a CDS encoding circadian clock KaiB family protein, with translation MASDFSKDPSPRLDPSPPIHHKQNEFYVLYLYVAGSNSHSRWAINELESICSEYLPGRHEIRIIDIYEHPDLAESERIVATPTLIKKLPPPLRKFIGDLSDRESILIGLDIW, from the coding sequence ATGGCTTCTGACTTCTCTAAGGATCCCTCCCCGCGGCTAGATCCAAGCCCTCCCATCCACCACAAACAAAATGAATTCTATGTGCTTTATCTCTACGTTGCTGGCAGTAATAGCCATTCCCGCTGGGCGATCAACGAACTAGAAAGCATTTGCAGCGAATATCTGCCCGGACGCCACGAAATCCGGATCATTGATATTTATGAGCACCCCGACCTCGCTGAGTCAGAACGGATTGTTGCGACCCCGACTCTGATCAAAAAATTGCCGCCCCCCTTGCGAAAGTTTATCGGCGACTTATCCGATCGAGAAAGTATTCTGATTGGTTTAGATATTTGGTAA
- a CDS encoding ABC transporter permease has protein sequence MWAVMAGENPEAKLSRRLALVGVTLTGLFVAIALGAPLLENVGWLKDPLDSLSFPIHSPPSWNHWFGTSRQGYDVLSRTLFGTQAALKVVLLATSLSLIIGVPLGMVSGYFGGKVDRVLLFLMDTIYTLPGLLLSVTLAFVVGKGVINAAIALSISYVPQYFRLVRNRTTSAKTELFIEAAQAMGATPRRILSKYLFLNVIQSVPVLFTLNAADAILILGGLGFLGLGLPDGTPEWGHDLRLALDALPTGIWWTALFPGLTMTLMVMGLSLLGEGLNTWLNPANRR, from the coding sequence ATGTGGGCTGTTATGGCAGGGGAAAATCCTGAGGCAAAACTTTCGCGTCGCCTGGCCCTGGTGGGGGTGACGCTTACCGGGCTATTTGTGGCGATCGCCCTCGGCGCACCCTTATTAGAAAATGTCGGCTGGTTGAAAGATCCCCTCGATTCCCTCAGTTTCCCGATCCATAGTCCCCCCAGTTGGAACCATTGGTTTGGCACCAGTCGCCAGGGTTACGATGTTTTGTCCCGCACCCTCTTTGGTACCCAGGCAGCCCTCAAGGTAGTGCTGCTAGCCACGAGTCTCAGTTTAATAATCGGCGTTCCCCTGGGGATGGTGAGTGGATATTTTGGTGGCAAGGTAGACCGGGTGCTGCTGTTTTTAATGGATACGATCTATACCCTACCGGGATTGCTGTTGTCCGTTACCCTCGCCTTTGTGGTGGGCAAAGGGGTCATTAATGCGGCGATCGCCCTGAGCATTTCCTATGTGCCCCAATATTTTCGCCTTGTCCGCAACCGCACCACCAGCGCCAAAACAGAACTGTTTATCGAAGCAGCCCAGGCCATGGGCGCAACGCCAAGGCGAATTTTGTCGAAATATTTGTTTCTCAATGTAATCCAGAGTGTACCGGTACTGTTTACCCTCAATGCTGCCGATGCGATTTTAATTCTGGGGGGCTTGGGCTTTTTGGGTTTAGGTTTGCCCGATGGCACGCCGGAATGGGGCCATGATTTGCGCCTCGCCCTCGATGCTTTGCCGACGGGGATTTGGTGGACGGCGCTGTTTCCGGGGCTGACCATGACCCTGATGGTGATGGGTTTATCTTTGCTAGGGGAAGGCTTAAACACCTGGCTAAATCCTGCGAACCGCCGCTAG
- a CDS encoding FHA domain-containing protein codes for MISCPNCNHQNPDGAVQCEACYTPLPQASACPQCGASVQSNAAFCGQCGFNLQQAAPMAVTEELPKTVVPNAPSASAPPTAPPEPTLDFPEIPEADFPDFPDFFEEEEAAAPAVAKSPELPDPFTFDFEEPTPAPEVPPTPAPAPTTVQGSMQATQIQVQTASLLHVQTQVALEIPEHLDVIHIGKPNETVPPDIDVSGFPSSEVVSRVHADLRQEAGLYYIEDTGSSNGTYINHVPLPVGNRHRLRAGDRIGLGKGDKVTFIFQIS; via the coding sequence ATGATTAGTTGTCCCAACTGTAACCACCAAAATCCTGACGGCGCCGTCCAATGCGAAGCCTGTTATACCCCTCTCCCCCAAGCATCGGCTTGTCCCCAATGTGGCGCTAGCGTCCAAAGTAATGCCGCCTTCTGTGGTCAATGTGGCTTTAACCTGCAACAGGCCGCTCCCATGGCAGTAACAGAGGAGTTACCCAAAACTGTGGTTCCCAATGCCCCTAGTGCCAGCGCTCCCCCCACAGCGCCCCCTGAGCCCACCCTGGATTTCCCAGAGATTCCCGAAGCAGATTTCCCTGATTTTCCTGATTTTTTCGAGGAAGAAGAAGCCGCCGCCCCTGCCGTTGCCAAATCTCCAGAATTGCCTGATCCTTTCACATTTGATTTTGAAGAACCAACCCCTGCCCCAGAGGTGCCGCCAACGCCTGCTCCTGCCCCAACCACTGTCCAGGGATCAATGCAGGCAACCCAAATTCAAGTGCAGACCGCCAGCTTGCTCCATGTGCAAACCCAGGTGGCCTTAGAAATTCCTGAACACCTCGATGTGATTCACATCGGCAAACCGAATGAGACCGTCCCACCAGATATTGATGTTTCTGGTTTTCCGAGTTCTGAAGTGGTATCACGGGTACACGCTGACCTGCGCCAAGAAGCGGGCCTCTACTATATCGAAGACACCGGTAGTTCCAATGGCACCTATATCAACCATGTGCCCCTCCCCGTCGGTAATCGACATCGACTCCGGGCCGGCGATCGCATTGGTCTAGGCAAAGGCGATAAGGTGACGTTTATTTTCCAAATCAGTTAA
- a CDS encoding HpsJ family protein, translating into MNNVRLASFTSLSLKILGGVLLISSFVDYVIAAFPWLPLDNAWQINFTNQVVGRGLNPLIGIVALLLGSWLDDNAGKPAKLRASITDGRFLSFLFSLVLGVIFLILIPIHLDNMQGIREQAIAQIEQETQQREQQVQQQYSQLQALAQNPEAKQQLEQQIQEIETALNSGQVPPQQIAEVEAQRQEFLNYQTFVNDPEALNARLEELQQSVVELQTQQRQEANRSVLQEIIPTTIRSLLLGIAYLIVGWLGVRNAWFNKTSPSQAPQPEAPADSE; encoded by the coding sequence ATGAATAATGTTCGCCTTGCTTCTTTTACGTCCCTGAGCCTCAAGATTTTGGGGGGCGTACTGTTAATTTCTTCTTTCGTTGATTACGTCATTGCCGCCTTCCCGTGGCTGCCCCTGGACAATGCTTGGCAAATTAATTTCACAAATCAGGTAGTCGGTAGAGGGCTTAACCCTTTGATTGGGATTGTGGCTCTGCTTCTGGGCAGTTGGCTAGATGACAATGCCGGAAAACCAGCAAAACTGCGCGCCTCCATTACAGATGGTCGTTTTTTAAGTTTTCTTTTTTCCCTCGTCCTTGGAGTGATCTTCTTGATTCTCATCCCTATCCACCTCGATAATATGCAGGGCATTCGGGAACAGGCGATCGCCCAAATTGAACAAGAAACCCAACAACGGGAACAACAAGTCCAGCAGCAATATAGCCAACTCCAAGCCCTTGCCCAAAACCCCGAAGCCAAACAACAACTAGAGCAACAGATCCAAGAAATTGAAACAGCCCTCAACTCTGGTCAAGTTCCCCCCCAGCAGATCGCCGAAGTCGAAGCTCAAAGACAAGAATTCCTCAACTACCAAACATTCGTCAATGACCCCGAAGCCCTGAATGCGCGGCTAGAAGAATTACAACAAAGCGTTGTTGAACTCCAGACACAACAGCGCCAAGAAGCCAACCGCAGTGTCCTCCAGGAAATTATCCCAACCACTATCCGCAGTCTCTTGTTAGGAATTGCTTATCTGATTGTGGGTTGGCTTGGCGTTCGCAATGCTTGGTTCAATAAAACAAGCCCATCCCAAGCCCCCCAACCTGAAGCACCTGCCGATTCCGAATAA
- the ndhI gene encoding NAD(P)H-quinone oxidoreductase subunit I, producing the protein MFKILKQVGDYAKDAAQAAKYIGQGLSVTFDHMRRRPVTVQYPYEKLIPSERFRGRIHFEFDKCIACEVCVRVCPINLPVVDWEFDKSIKKKTLKHYSIDFGVCIFCGNCVEYCPTNCLSMTEEYELATYDRHELNYDNVALGRLPYKVTQDPMVTPLRELAYLPQGVIDPHDLPQGSQRAGEHPEDILERLQAEKQQETADQ; encoded by the coding sequence ATGTTTAAAATCCTCAAACAAGTCGGTGACTATGCCAAGGATGCAGCCCAGGCAGCGAAGTATATTGGCCAGGGTCTCTCGGTAACTTTTGATCACATGCGGCGACGCCCCGTGACAGTGCAATATCCCTACGAGAAGCTGATTCCCTCAGAACGGTTCCGCGGCAGAATTCACTTTGAATTCGATAAATGTATTGCCTGTGAAGTCTGTGTAAGAGTTTGTCCGATCAACCTCCCCGTCGTGGATTGGGAATTTGATAAAAGCATCAAAAAGAAAACCCTCAAGCATTACAGCATCGACTTTGGGGTTTGTATCTTCTGCGGTAACTGTGTCGAATACTGCCCCACCAATTGTCTGTCAATGACAGAAGAATATGAGCTGGCCACTTACGATCGCCACGAATTGAACTACGATAATGTGGCCCTGGGTCGTCTGCCCTACAAAGTCACCCAAGATCCAATGGTGACCCCCCTCCGGGAGTTAGCCTACTTGCCCCAAGGTGTCATTGACCCCCATGATCTCCCCCAAGGCAGTCAGCGGGCTGGCGAGCATCCAGAGGATATTCTCGAACGCTTACAGGCCGAAAAGCAACAAGAAACAGCAGATCAATAA
- a CDS encoding lysophospholipid acyltransferase family protein yields MPLFPPFPPLDPPLDGWSLEGRDPETIRRLLPLWEWLYKFYFRVETSGWENLPTDEPVLGVGSHNGGLAAPDMWMMMYDWFRRYGVERPTYGLMHRNIWLAFPELAKIAVKTGAVQAHPKMAIAALKSGANVLVYPGGGQDVFRPHAQRNQIYFAERRGFIKLALRQGVPIVPLISWGAHDSIFVIEDIYEPLKGFLKAFNLPWLFNIDPEVFPIYLGLPWGVAFGPLPNFPLPTKMYTRVCPPIRFEKYGRAAAGDRPYVEACYQRVLGEMQWELDQLIAEVESRPKSCP; encoded by the coding sequence ATGCCCCTTTTTCCGCCATTTCCGCCCCTGGATCCGCCCTTGGATGGCTGGTCTTTAGAAGGGCGCGACCCAGAAACTATCCGGCGTTTGCTGCCCCTCTGGGAGTGGCTCTACAAATTTTATTTTCGGGTAGAAACCAGTGGCTGGGAAAATTTACCGACAGATGAGCCGGTGTTAGGGGTTGGTTCCCACAATGGCGGCCTTGCGGCACCGGATATGTGGATGATGATGTATGACTGGTTTCGGCGGTATGGAGTTGAAAGGCCCACCTATGGCCTGATGCATCGCAATATTTGGCTCGCTTTTCCAGAATTAGCGAAAATTGCGGTCAAAACGGGGGCAGTGCAAGCCCACCCGAAAATGGCGATCGCCGCTTTGAAATCCGGGGCCAATGTCCTTGTCTATCCCGGAGGTGGCCAAGATGTTTTCCGGCCCCATGCCCAAAGAAATCAGATTTATTTTGCCGAGCGACGGGGATTTATTAAACTGGCCCTGCGCCAGGGGGTGCCCATTGTGCCGCTGATTTCTTGGGGAGCCCACGACAGTATTTTTGTCATTGAAGATATCTACGAACCCCTTAAAGGATTTTTAAAAGCGTTTAACCTGCCGTGGCTATTTAACATCGACCCAGAAGTTTTTCCTATTTATCTCGGTTTACCCTGGGGCGTCGCCTTTGGCCCCCTACCCAACTTTCCCTTGCCCACAAAAATGTACACACGGGTCTGTCCACCAATTCGCTTTGAAAAATATGGCCGGGCCGCGGCTGGCGATCGCCCCTATGTGGAAGCTTGTTATCAGCGGGTTTTAGGGGAGATGCAATGGGAATTAGATCAATTAATCGCTGAGGTCGAATCTCGCCCTAAAAGTTGTCCCTAG
- a CDS encoding NADH-quinone oxidoreductase subunit J — MNLAEGVQIVSFVILTVMMLGSALGVVLFENIVYSAFLLGGVFISISGFYILLNADFVAAAQVLIYVGAINVLILFAIMLVNKKEDFSQMPGRLLRQGATALVCLGLFALLGTMVLVTPWELSTISPAAVGNSVVAIAKHFFSDFLLPFELASVLLLIAMVGAIILARRDIIPEITTTEEGSTGLQLPERPRELAGANSPKSKQN, encoded by the coding sequence GTGAATTTAGCAGAAGGTGTTCAAATTGTTTCGTTCGTCATCCTCACGGTGATGATGCTGGGGTCAGCCCTTGGGGTTGTGCTCTTTGAAAATATTGTCTACTCAGCGTTCCTGCTGGGGGGCGTGTTTATCAGTATTTCTGGGTTCTATATTCTGTTAAATGCGGATTTCGTCGCGGCAGCCCAGGTCTTGATTTATGTTGGGGCGATTAATGTTTTGATCTTATTCGCCATCATGTTGGTGAATAAAAAAGAAGACTTCAGTCAGATGCCTGGTCGTCTCCTTCGTCAGGGGGCAACGGCTCTGGTCTGCTTGGGTCTTTTCGCTCTCCTTGGCACGATGGTTTTGGTAACTCCTTGGGAATTGTCGACAATTTCTCCGGCAGCAGTGGGCAATTCTGTGGTGGCGATCGCCAAACATTTCTTTAGCGATTTCCTCCTGCCTTTTGAACTAGCTTCAGTGCTCCTCCTCATTGCTATGGTGGGCGCGATTATCCTGGCCCGTCGCGATATTATTCCTGAGATTACAACCACAGAAGAAGGGAGTACTGGCCTTCAACTCCCAGAGCGTCCCCGGGAGCTCGCTGGCGCAAATAGCCCCAAATCCAAACAAAACTAA
- the nusB gene encoding transcription antitermination factor NusB produces MPARKQPRSVAREIALLSLSQIKGKPDKLEAVELDELMLAAVRTLSSEIHDILEDAASEVSRAEEQLLRSETLAVNVKSARTMAADALELTRAAINRLGHVVELPEFLQLTRQHEVRNFALEILTTLRRRNDQIKEVIDGSLVDWQYHRLPRLDRDILRIAVAEILFLETPYKVAINEAVELAKRYSDEDGHRFINGVLRRVSDRLRAEDSLK; encoded by the coding sequence ATGCCCGCCCGTAAACAGCCCCGTAGTGTTGCCCGTGAAATTGCTCTATTGAGCTTGAGTCAGATCAAAGGCAAGCCCGATAAGTTAGAAGCCGTAGAGCTTGATGAATTGATGTTGGCAGCAGTTCGGACCCTGAGTAGCGAAATCCATGACATTTTAGAGGATGCGGCGAGTGAAGTTTCCCGGGCGGAGGAGCAATTACTCAGAAGTGAAACGTTAGCGGTTAATGTCAAGAGTGCGCGTACAATGGCCGCAGATGCCCTGGAATTGACTCGTGCGGCAATTAATCGTTTGGGTCATGTGGTGGAATTGCCAGAATTTTTGCAGTTGACTCGCCAACATGAGGTGCGCAATTTTGCGTTAGAGATTCTCACAACCCTCCGCCGTCGCAATGATCAAATCAAAGAGGTCATTGACGGGTCTTTAGTGGATTGGCAATACCATCGTCTGCCCCGCTTAGACCGGGATATTTTGCGCATCGCTGTGGCTGAAATTTTGTTTTTAGAAACGCCCTATAAAGTGGCCATCAATGAGGCCGTAGAACTGGCAAAACGCTATTCTGACGAAGACGGCCATCGTTTTATTAACGGTGTTCTGCGCCGGGTTAGCGATCGCCTCCGGGCTGAGGACAGCCTCAAATAG
- a CDS encoding CPP1-like family protein: protein MSEQNPYETLGLAKTASFEEIQAAKQKLSAQYEGDRAVVDKLEAAYDAIIMDRLRQRQQGTLDVPDKIRFAETSQKKAQASQPLVKSPELPQWLVNLRDTPETNTLYTALGVNGAIAIAGIFLATDLTSTLLTVALIANIYLLYRKEQRFGRAALIGIVALVAGIALGSGVNAILNSTGVTVAIAPEHLLLVLTSIVFGLGTSFLR from the coding sequence ATGAGCGAACAAAATCCCTACGAAACCCTTGGGCTTGCAAAAACGGCTTCATTTGAAGAGATCCAAGCAGCCAAACAAAAACTAAGCGCCCAATACGAAGGCGATCGCGCCGTAGTGGACAAACTCGAAGCGGCCTACGATGCGATTATTATGGACCGCCTTAGACAACGACAACAGGGCACCCTCGATGTTCCGGATAAAATTCGCTTTGCAGAAACTTCTCAGAAGAAGGCGCAGGCGTCTCAACCGTTGGTGAAGTCTCCCGAACTGCCCCAGTGGTTGGTCAATTTACGGGATACACCAGAAACCAACACTCTATATACTGCCCTCGGTGTCAATGGGGCGATCGCCATTGCCGGAATATTCCTCGCAACGGATCTCACCTCAACTCTTTTGACTGTGGCATTGATCGCGAATATTTATTTGCTCTACCGTAAAGAACAACGCTTTGGGCGAGCCGCTCTGATTGGGATTGTTGCCCTGGTCGCAGGCATTGCCCTCGGTAGTGGTGTGAATGCCATCCTCAATAGCACTGGCGTCACCGTGGCGATCGCCCCCGAACATCTCCTATTAGTGCTCACCAGTATTGTTTTTGGCTTAGGGACGAGTTTCTTAAGATAA